A stretch of Mycobacterium sp. ITM-2016-00316 DNA encodes these proteins:
- a CDS encoding non-ribosomal peptide synthetase, with protein sequence MSSPTPAIADVMALSPLQQGLYSLAGLTDNEAGADPYFIAMAADVEGDLDAGLLKSCAEAMLERHPNVRVSFFQGNLSRPVAIVPATFELPWQHIVADAGEAAALEAEARSRPFDLGAGPSIRFLLVQMPEQQWRLVVVAHHIVIDGWSLPVFVSELIGLYRAGGDIAAIPPAPRPYRDYIGWLTARDPEISRQRWRDHLADLDGPTLLSPALGGEAVAGLPTRTEIDLDQEATSALLEAARSRGVTVSTLFQMAWATILSAFTDRSDVVFGVTVSGRPDELSGVEAMVGLFINTVPLRIRLDPSERVGQQCLALQREAAELRDHGYLSHTELRSAGGVGELYDTLLVYENFPPGGLVGSGEFDLGSAVIRPAALESLSHFPVTIAAHPTHGRLTVLVETLDGALGLLDPETLGQRVLAVVARLLRSWGRPMREVNVTLDGEVATSERTETAGAAGGFHTAVAAVAAERPDEIALSWDPATSSSSGGRCELSYREFDTAADRLAAELQRRGVRAETPVPILLRRGPDYVVAMLAVLKAGGLIVPLDPGMPSERIREIIGQTGAALVIDDALLADVGAPGPDYRPAQVRPGQGAYIIFTSGTTGKPKGVIGTHSALLAYGDDHLRNVLGPAQAELNRTLSIAHAWSFTFDAAWQPLVALLGGHRVHIIGDDVQRDAEALVATIGRVGLDMIDTTPSMFTQLRAAGLLTDVPLAVLALGGENIDTSAWQGIRAECERTGMRAHNCYGPTETTVEAVVAAIADNEQPCIGLPTDPTTAHVLDSWLRPVPAGVAGELYLTGGQLTRGYLGRAGETAGRFVADPVTPGARMYRTGDVVRRLAGNALQFLGRSDDQVKIRGFRVEPAEVAAALHRHPDVRHAHVAVRRHRSGPRLTAYVVTTAPVSELRRMLTTTLPRYLVPHHIIDVEAIPLTSHGKVDDAALAALDTDRGVGRPDEFAAPATDTEIVLAEVLGELLDTPVVDVNADFLDLGLDSIVALSVVQAVRRRGVSLRARLMLECANIRELATAIDTDVEAEQIDIEDNGPIPLLPAGHWLLAHGDPRRLASTEAIRLPGGATREQLDAVLRGVVDGHAALRSRLDRAAMALIDHPVVDVLTEVEVSGDLTAAVAQHTDAAVQRLDPDRGAMFNAAWLHHDSGAEVLLITAHVLAMDPASWQIVLGELETGWHAVTAGRTPAAVREHTSLRQWSLMLGERALKLDTCDFWAGQLDGADPDIGTRRVRPDTDRAGDVVVSMSFVGRSVTAQVLAAPVPVPEVLAAATARALTAWRRLRGQDTPAPLLALETYGRADGVVSAGLVDDSRHIDTGDTVGLLSAIYPVRLESQDLRGVADELAAIPGDGIDYALLRHLRSDTAERLGAYRGPQILLNYLGRMRQAPRGSVLTLDRDLLTQVSRIPEPNLAVRHEITLNVAMVDKDGSPVLGTQWRTLPDILSAEDVATLQALWQDALREVIQ encoded by the coding sequence ATGAGCTCGCCAACACCCGCCATCGCCGATGTGATGGCACTCAGCCCCCTGCAGCAGGGGCTGTACTCGCTGGCCGGTCTGACCGACAACGAGGCCGGTGCCGACCCGTATTTCATCGCGATGGCTGCCGATGTCGAAGGCGACCTGGATGCCGGCCTGCTGAAATCCTGCGCCGAGGCGATGCTGGAGCGCCACCCCAACGTCCGGGTCAGCTTCTTCCAAGGAAATCTGAGCAGGCCGGTCGCGATCGTCCCGGCGACCTTCGAGTTGCCTTGGCAGCACATCGTCGCGGATGCCGGCGAGGCCGCCGCCCTGGAGGCCGAGGCGCGCAGTCGGCCCTTCGATCTCGGTGCGGGGCCGTCCATCCGGTTCCTGCTGGTGCAGATGCCCGAGCAGCAGTGGCGGCTGGTGGTCGTCGCGCATCACATCGTGATCGACGGCTGGTCGTTGCCGGTGTTCGTCAGCGAGCTCATCGGCCTGTACCGCGCCGGTGGGGATATCGCCGCGATTCCGCCGGCGCCGAGGCCCTACCGGGACTACATCGGGTGGCTGACCGCCCGGGATCCCGAGATCAGCCGGCAGCGCTGGCGCGACCACCTCGCCGATCTGGACGGCCCGACGCTGCTGTCCCCGGCCCTGGGCGGCGAAGCCGTGGCCGGGCTGCCCACCCGCACCGAGATCGATCTGGACCAAGAGGCCACCTCAGCGCTGCTCGAAGCCGCCAGGAGCCGGGGTGTCACCGTCAGCACCCTGTTCCAGATGGCTTGGGCGACAATACTGTCCGCGTTCACCGACCGCTCCGACGTGGTGTTCGGGGTGACGGTGTCCGGCCGGCCCGACGAACTGTCCGGGGTGGAAGCCATGGTCGGACTGTTCATCAACACGGTGCCCTTGCGGATCCGGCTGGATCCGAGCGAGCGGGTCGGGCAGCAGTGCCTGGCGCTGCAGCGCGAAGCCGCCGAATTGCGCGACCACGGCTACCTCAGCCATACCGAGCTGCGGTCCGCCGGCGGTGTCGGCGAGCTGTACGACACCCTGCTGGTGTACGAGAACTTCCCACCCGGCGGGCTCGTCGGCAGCGGTGAGTTCGACCTGGGATCGGCGGTGATCCGGCCCGCCGCGCTGGAAAGCCTGTCGCATTTCCCGGTCACCATCGCTGCCCATCCGACGCACGGCCGACTCACCGTGCTCGTCGAAACCCTGGATGGCGCGCTGGGACTGCTGGATCCCGAGACCCTGGGGCAGCGGGTGTTGGCCGTCGTGGCGCGCCTGCTGCGATCATGGGGACGCCCGATGCGGGAGGTGAACGTCACCCTCGACGGCGAGGTCGCCACCTCCGAACGCACCGAAACCGCGGGCGCCGCGGGGGGTTTCCACACCGCGGTCGCCGCGGTCGCGGCTGAACGCCCAGACGAGATCGCACTGAGCTGGGATCCCGCCACCTCATCGAGTTCCGGAGGTCGCTGCGAGCTGAGCTACCGCGAATTCGACACCGCCGCCGACCGGTTGGCCGCGGAGCTGCAGCGCAGGGGAGTGCGCGCCGAAACCCCGGTGCCGATCCTGTTGCGCCGCGGACCCGACTACGTGGTGGCCATGCTGGCTGTGCTGAAGGCCGGCGGCCTGATCGTCCCGCTGGATCCGGGGATGCCGTCGGAACGTATCCGCGAGATCATCGGGCAGACCGGCGCCGCCTTGGTCATCGACGACGCACTGCTGGCCGACGTCGGCGCCCCGGGGCCGGACTACCGGCCCGCGCAGGTCCGGCCCGGGCAGGGCGCCTACATCATCTTCACCTCGGGGACCACCGGAAAACCCAAGGGTGTCATCGGAACCCACAGTGCGCTGCTCGCGTACGGTGACGACCACCTGCGCAACGTGCTCGGCCCGGCGCAGGCCGAACTGAACCGCACGCTGAGCATCGCCCACGCCTGGTCGTTCACCTTCGACGCGGCGTGGCAGCCGCTGGTGGCCCTGCTCGGCGGTCACCGGGTGCACATCATCGGCGACGACGTGCAGCGCGATGCGGAGGCGCTGGTCGCCACCATCGGTCGCGTCGGCCTGGACATGATCGACACGACGCCGTCGATGTTCACTCAGCTGCGTGCCGCCGGGCTGTTGACCGATGTGCCGCTGGCGGTGCTGGCGCTCGGCGGGGAGAACATCGACACCTCGGCCTGGCAGGGTATCCGCGCCGAATGTGAACGCACCGGGATGCGGGCCCACAACTGCTACGGCCCCACCGAAACCACCGTGGAGGCCGTCGTCGCCGCGATCGCGGACAACGAGCAGCCCTGCATCGGCCTGCCGACCGACCCGACGACCGCGCACGTGCTGGACAGCTGGCTGCGTCCGGTCCCTGCGGGGGTGGCCGGTGAGCTGTATCTGACCGGCGGGCAGCTCACCCGTGGCTATCTGGGGCGCGCGGGGGAGACCGCGGGCCGCTTCGTCGCCGACCCCGTCACCCCCGGCGCCCGGATGTACCGCACCGGTGACGTCGTCCGGCGCCTCGCTGGGAATGCCCTGCAGTTCCTGGGCCGCAGCGATGATCAGGTCAAGATCCGCGGCTTCCGGGTCGAACCCGCCGAGGTGGCCGCCGCCCTGCACCGTCACCCCGATGTCCGGCACGCGCACGTCGCGGTGCGACGCCACCGCAGCGGACCGCGGCTCACCGCATACGTGGTCACCACGGCGCCGGTGAGCGAACTGCGGCGCATGCTGACGACCACCCTGCCCAGATACCTGGTGCCGCACCACATCATCGACGTCGAGGCCATCCCGCTGACCTCACACGGCAAGGTCGACGACGCCGCACTGGCCGCCCTGGACACCGACCGCGGGGTCGGTCGGCCCGACGAATTCGCCGCCCCCGCCACCGACACCGAGATCGTGCTCGCCGAGGTGCTCGGCGAGCTGCTGGACACCCCGGTGGTGGACGTCAACGCCGACTTCCTGGACCTCGGCCTGGACAGCATCGTCGCGCTGTCGGTGGTGCAGGCGGTGCGCCGGCGTGGCGTGTCCCTGCGGGCCCGGCTGATGCTGGAATGCGCCAACATCCGGGAGCTGGCCACCGCGATCGATACCGATGTCGAGGCCGAGCAGATCGACATCGAGGACAACGGGCCGATCCCGCTGCTGCCCGCCGGGCATTGGCTGCTGGCCCACGGGGACCCGCGCCGGCTGGCATCCACCGAGGCGATCCGGCTGCCCGGCGGCGCCACCCGCGAGCAGTTGGACGCGGTGTTGCGCGGTGTGGTCGACGGCCACGCGGCGCTGCGCAGCCGATTGGACCGCGCGGCAATGGCTTTGATTGATCACCCGGTGGTCGACGTCCTCACCGAGGTCGAGGTGTCGGGTGACCTGACGGCAGCGGTCGCACAGCACACCGACGCCGCGGTGCAGCGGCTGGACCCCGACCGGGGTGCGATGTTCAACGCGGCGTGGCTGCACCATGACAGCGGCGCCGAGGTACTGCTCATCACCGCACACGTGCTCGCCATGGACCCGGCCTCCTGGCAGATCGTGCTTGGTGAGCTCGAAACCGGTTGGCACGCCGTCACCGCCGGCCGCACGCCCGCCGCCGTGCGGGAGCACACCTCGCTGCGGCAGTGGTCACTGATGCTGGGCGAGCGCGCCCTCAAGCTCGACACCTGCGATTTCTGGGCGGGCCAACTCGACGGTGCGGACCCCGATATCGGCACCCGGCGGGTCCGGCCGGACACCGACCGCGCCGGTGACGTCGTGGTGTCGATGTCCTTCGTCGGCCGCTCCGTCACCGCGCAGGTGCTGGCCGCACCGGTCCCGGTGCCCGAGGTGCTGGCCGCGGCGACGGCCCGGGCGCTGACCGCCTGGCGCCGGCTGCGCGGACAGGACACGCCCGCACCGCTGCTGGCGTTGGAGACCTACGGGCGTGCCGATGGCGTGGTTTCGGCCGGACTCGTCGACGATTCCCGTCACATCGATACCGGCGACACCGTCGGCTTGCTGAGCGCGATCTACCCGGTGCGCCTGGAATCCCAGGATCTGCGCGGGGTCGCCGACGAGCTCGCCGCGATTCCCGGTGACGGTATCGACTACGCGCTGCTGCGTCACCTGCGCAGCGATACCGCCGAACGGCTCGGTGCCTACCGCGGGCCGCAGATCCTGCTGAACTATCTGGGCCGGATG
- a CDS encoding non-ribosomal peptide synthetase, with the protein MTDTVAASVDSSRLELMRRKLAERGLSSSTADEIDDKALSDGQRRMWFVQAFDPTGVLLNISLSYRLTGALDADRLHAALNAVARRHPLLRTTYSADENGEPQAVLHEDLSPAWAFHDLSGMSERARGLRLEVLAQREFGRSFDLSADSPLRITVVRLGADEHMMLLVAHHIAWDDGSWRVFFGDLTTAYGGADLGPTPRPPAPAADTGEEDLAHWRAVMTDPPEPLELPGPTGSAIPTGFRSQRTSLALAPETVTKVSALARDTGATPYMVLLAAFGALINRYTHTDDFLVASPVLNRGTDDAIGYYGNTVAMRLRPQPTMGFRDLVLATRDTALGAFAHQRINLDRVVRELNPDRRHGAERMTRVSFGFREPDGGGFRPEGVRCARGELRGHVTQLPLGFMVEFDGTNAVVEAEHLTEIIDADLAERMLTSFAVLLDSALTDPERPLARLDILSAKDAEWLRAMSHGERFDAPATTLTALVQEQAAKTPDVTAVVYEGRHYSYREINETANRLAHKLIAQGIGTEDRVAVLMEKSPELVITALGIVKAGAVYLPVDPTYPQDRLSYILSDSDPKVVLRELDTDLDGYACADPTDTDRVRPLLPENTAYLIYTSGSTGLPKGVPVPHRPIAEYFAWFGPEYQVSDQDRLLQVASQGFDVSIGEIFGMLAAGARLVIPKPDGLTDISYLTDLLRNEGVTSMHFVPSLLGLFLSLPGVNEWRTLQRVPIGGEALPGEVADKFHAMFDSLLHNFYGPTETVLNCSRFKVEGKQGSRIVPIGTPKINTTMHLLDDYLQPVPVGVIGEIYIGGTHVAHGYHHRPALTAERFIADPFNPGGRMYRSGDLARRNADGDIEFVGRADEQVKIRGFRIELGEIAAAISVDPSVGQAVVVASDVPGLGKSLVAYVTPAGEAGIVEIDRIRARVAAALPEYMIPAAYVAIDEIPITAHGKIDRKALPEPEIVVATAYREPATDTERQVAALFAELLGRDTVGADDSFFELGGHSLLATKLVAAVRSRCRVDIGVQEIFEIGTVSGIAAHIDAIAAAGGRSDRPAMVAVPHEGPLQMSAAQLRQWFQFRIDGPNPVNNIPFAARLSGPNNPEAFVAAITDVVNRHEILRTTYREIDGSPFQIINPGAAVPVRRARGDGEQWLQAELTAERRYCFDLENEWPIRAAVLSTGTEHVLSLVVHHIAADHWSAGVLFTDILTAYRARSAGQTPDFAPLPVQYADYAAWQAELLGGRTESIAAQRDYWVEQLSGLPEENGLRPDFPRRPVPGGDGDALPFTIDTDTRATLTELSRELGITEFMLLQAAVAVALHKAGEGTDIPLGTPVAGRTEPELDGLIGFFINIVVLRNKLDGNPTVREVLSRAREMALGAYAHQDLPFDRVVDAVSPVRSLSRNPLFGVVVHVREELPSDQVIDTSADGETRFTALEPTFDVAHADLSLNFFAETAPDGTPAGYAGTVIYRTELYRQETARRLISWLERVVRAFADDPDRTLRDITIADGDDGIVAEWSRSATPLEGLPQTVGADRVYVLDEWLAPVAAGVTGDVYYAGGAIDASYGTAGPAAAFRYPENPFGPSARLYRTGDRARWDSEGTLEYLERGEHRVQAALEAAPGVAAAMTRYWETRTGPALGGYVVATEPVADADTFVAALRAALPEEHAALPITVLNSLDDAMLPRPVVVSTAPSEPARTETERALAAMLVDLLSVQEFGRHDDFFTLGGDSILAVQLAARARDAGVPLTARMVFEHPELAELAAAIDAKAGQAQVADTRHEPMAASGLSDDELAALTAGWGTDRT; encoded by the coding sequence GTGACTGACACCGTAGCCGCATCCGTTGACTCATCCCGCCTGGAGTTGATGCGCCGCAAGCTCGCCGAGCGGGGCCTGTCCTCGAGCACGGCCGACGAGATCGATGACAAGGCACTGTCCGACGGCCAGCGCCGGATGTGGTTCGTCCAGGCCTTCGACCCCACCGGTGTGCTGCTGAACATCAGCCTGTCCTACCGGCTGACCGGCGCCCTGGATGCCGACCGCCTGCACGCCGCGCTGAACGCCGTGGCACGCAGGCACCCGTTGCTGCGCACCACCTATTCCGCCGACGAGAACGGTGAACCCCAGGCCGTCCTGCACGAGGACCTGAGCCCGGCGTGGGCCTTCCATGATCTTTCGGGGATGTCCGAGCGGGCCCGCGGGCTGCGCCTGGAGGTGTTGGCCCAGCGCGAGTTCGGCCGGAGCTTCGACCTTTCCGCCGACTCGCCGCTGCGGATCACCGTGGTGCGTCTGGGCGCCGACGAGCACATGATGCTGCTGGTCGCCCACCACATCGCCTGGGATGACGGCAGCTGGAGGGTGTTCTTCGGGGATCTGACCACCGCCTACGGCGGCGCCGACCTCGGGCCGACCCCGCGCCCGCCCGCGCCGGCCGCCGACACCGGCGAGGAGGATCTGGCGCACTGGCGCGCGGTGATGACTGATCCGCCCGAGCCCCTGGAACTTCCGGGCCCCACCGGTTCGGCCATCCCGACCGGATTCCGTTCCCAGCGCACCTCTTTGGCGCTGGCACCGGAAACCGTCACCAAGGTGTCCGCGCTGGCCCGCGACACCGGCGCCACCCCGTACATGGTCCTGCTCGCCGCCTTCGGCGCCCTGATCAACCGCTACACCCACACCGATGACTTCCTGGTCGCCAGCCCGGTGCTGAACCGCGGCACCGACGATGCCATCGGCTACTACGGCAACACCGTGGCCATGCGGCTGCGCCCGCAGCCCACGATGGGTTTCCGCGACCTGGTGCTGGCCACCCGCGACACCGCGCTGGGCGCCTTCGCCCACCAGCGCATCAACCTGGATCGGGTGGTGCGCGAACTGAACCCGGACCGTCGCCACGGCGCCGAGCGGATGACCCGGGTCAGTTTCGGCTTCCGCGAACCCGACGGCGGCGGTTTCCGACCCGAGGGCGTGCGGTGCGCCCGCGGCGAACTACGCGGACACGTCACCCAGCTGCCGTTGGGCTTCATGGTCGAGTTCGATGGCACCAACGCCGTTGTCGAGGCCGAGCACCTCACCGAGATCATCGACGCCGACCTGGCCGAACGCATGCTCACGTCATTTGCGGTGCTGCTGGACAGCGCACTGACCGACCCGGAGCGCCCGCTGGCACGGCTGGATATTCTCTCGGCCAAGGACGCCGAATGGTTGCGCGCGATGTCGCACGGAGAGCGGTTCGACGCCCCCGCCACCACGCTGACCGCGCTGGTGCAGGAGCAGGCTGCCAAGACCCCCGATGTCACCGCCGTGGTGTACGAGGGCCGCCACTACAGCTACCGCGAGATCAATGAGACCGCGAACCGTTTGGCGCACAAGCTCATTGCCCAGGGAATCGGCACCGAGGACCGTGTCGCGGTACTGATGGAGAAGTCGCCGGAACTGGTCATCACCGCGCTCGGGATCGTCAAGGCCGGCGCGGTGTACCTGCCGGTCGACCCGACCTATCCGCAGGACCGGCTGAGCTACATCCTGTCCGACTCCGACCCCAAGGTCGTCCTCCGCGAACTGGACACCGACCTGGACGGCTATGCCTGCGCCGATCCCACCGACACCGACCGGGTACGCCCGCTGCTGCCGGAGAACACCGCCTACCTGATCTACACCTCCGGTTCCACCGGACTGCCCAAGGGTGTGCCGGTGCCGCACCGCCCGATCGCCGAGTACTTCGCCTGGTTCGGACCGGAATATCAGGTCTCCGATCAGGACCGGTTGCTGCAGGTGGCCTCGCAGGGCTTCGACGTCTCGATCGGTGAGATCTTCGGCATGCTCGCCGCCGGCGCCCGCCTGGTGATCCCCAAGCCCGACGGACTGACCGATATCAGCTACCTCACCGACCTGCTGCGCAACGAGGGTGTCACCTCGATGCATTTCGTCCCGTCGCTGCTGGGCCTGTTCCTGTCGCTGCCGGGGGTCAACGAATGGCGCACCCTGCAGCGTGTCCCGATCGGCGGCGAGGCGCTGCCCGGCGAGGTGGCCGACAAGTTCCACGCCATGTTCGACTCGCTGCTGCACAACTTCTACGGCCCCACCGAGACCGTGCTCAACTGCAGCCGTTTCAAGGTCGAAGGCAAGCAGGGTTCGCGCATCGTGCCGATCGGTACCCCGAAGATCAACACCACCATGCACCTGCTGGATGACTACCTGCAGCCGGTGCCGGTCGGGGTGATCGGCGAGATCTACATCGGCGGAACACATGTCGCGCACGGATACCATCACCGCCCCGCGCTGACCGCCGAACGTTTCATCGCCGACCCGTTCAACCCGGGCGGGCGGATGTACCGCTCCGGTGACCTGGCCCGCCGCAACGCCGACGGGGACATCGAGTTCGTCGGGCGCGCCGATGAGCAGGTCAAGATCCGCGGATTCCGGATCGAACTCGGTGAGATCGCCGCCGCCATCTCGGTGGATCCGTCGGTGGGACAGGCCGTGGTGGTGGCCAGCGACGTCCCCGGACTGGGCAAGAGCCTGGTCGCCTATGTCACCCCGGCCGGTGAGGCCGGTATCGTCGAGATCGACCGGATCCGGGCCCGCGTCGCCGCGGCCCTGCCGGAGTACATGATCCCGGCGGCCTATGTGGCCATCGACGAGATCCCGATCACCGCGCACGGCAAGATCGACCGCAAAGCGTTGCCGGAGCCGGAGATCGTGGTCGCCACCGCGTACCGCGAGCCCGCCACCGACACCGAGCGCCAGGTCGCCGCGCTGTTCGCCGAGCTGCTCGGCCGCGACACGGTGGGCGCCGACGACTCCTTCTTCGAACTCGGGGGCCACTCGCTGCTGGCCACCAAACTGGTGGCCGCGGTGCGCTCGCGCTGCCGCGTCGACATCGGGGTGCAGGAGATCTTCGAGATCGGCACCGTCAGCGGTATCGCCGCGCACATCGATGCCATCGCCGCCGCCGGTGGCCGCTCCGACCGTCCGGCCATGGTGGCCGTCCCGCACGAGGGACCGCTGCAGATGTCGGCGGCCCAGTTGCGGCAGTGGTTCCAGTTCCGCATCGACGGCCCCAACCCGGTCAACAACATCCCGTTCGCGGCCCGCCTGAGCGGACCGAACAATCCGGAGGCCTTCGTCGCCGCCATCACCGATGTGGTGAACCGGCACGAGATCCTGCGCACCACCTACCGCGAGATCGACGGGTCGCCGTTCCAGATCATCAACCCGGGGGCGGCGGTGCCGGTGCGCCGGGCCCGGGGCGACGGCGAGCAGTGGCTGCAGGCTGAACTGACCGCCGAGCGGCGCTACTGCTTCGACCTGGAGAACGAGTGGCCGATCCGGGCTGCGGTGCTGTCCACCGGCACTGAGCATGTGCTGTCACTGGTGGTGCATCACATCGCCGCCGACCACTGGTCGGCCGGGGTGCTGTTCACCGATATCCTGACCGCCTACCGGGCCCGAAGTGCGGGTCAGACACCGGATTTCGCACCGCTGCCGGTGCAGTACGCCGACTACGCGGCCTGGCAGGCCGAACTGCTCGGTGGCCGGACCGAGAGCATCGCCGCCCAGCGTGACTACTGGGTGGAGCAGCTGTCGGGTCTGCCGGAGGAGAACGGGCTGCGCCCGGACTTCCCGCGCCGGCCCGTCCCCGGCGGCGACGGTGACGCGCTGCCGTTCACCATCGATACCGATACCCGCGCGACACTGACCGAACTGAGCCGCGAACTCGGCATCACCGAATTCATGCTGCTGCAGGCCGCCGTCGCCGTGGCCCTGCACAAGGCGGGCGAGGGCACCGACATCCCACTGGGCACCCCGGTCGCCGGCCGCACCGAACCCGAACTCGACGGTCTCATCGGGTTCTTCATCAACATCGTGGTGCTGCGCAACAAGCTGGACGGCAACCCGACCGTGCGTGAGGTGCTGAGCCGGGCCCGGGAGATGGCATTGGGTGCCTACGCGCATCAGGACCTGCCCTTCGACCGCGTCGTCGATGCCGTCAGCCCGGTGCGATCGCTGTCGCGCAATCCGCTGTTCGGCGTCGTGGTGCACGTCCGTGAGGAGTTGCCGTCGGATCAGGTCATCGACACCTCGGCGGACGGGGAGACCCGATTCACCGCGCTGGAACCGACATTCGATGTGGCGCATGCCGATCTGTCGCTGAACTTCTTCGCCGAGACGGCACCCGACGGTACGCCGGCGGGCTATGCGGGCACCGTGATCTACCGCACCGAGCTGTACCGGCAGGAGACCGCGCGACGGCTGATCTCCTGGCTGGAGCGGGTCGTGCGCGCGTTCGCCGACGACCCCGACCGCACCCTGCGCGATATCACCATCGCCGACGGGGACGACGGGATCGTCGCCGAGTGGAGCCGTTCGGCCACGCCGCTGGAGGGTCTGCCCCAGACCGTGGGCGCCGACCGCGTGTACGTGCTCGACGAGTGGCTGGCTCCGGTCGCCGCCGGCGTCACCGGCGATGTGTACTACGCCGGTGGCGCCATCGACGCCTCCTACGGAACCGCGGGGCCCGCAGCGGCTTTCCGGTATCCGGAGAATCCGTTCGGGCCGAGCGCCCGGCTGTATCGCACCGGCGACCGTGCCCGGTGGGACTCCGAGGGCACCCTGGAGTATCTGGAACGCGGCGAGCATCGGGTGCAGGCCGCACTCGAGGCGGCCCCGGGCGTCGCGGCGGCGATGACGCGGTACTGGGAAACCCGCACCGGGCCGGCGCTGGGCGGCTACGTGGTGGCCACCGAACCGGTGGCCGATGCGGACACGTTCGTCGCGGCGCTGCGCGCAGCGCTACCCGAAGAGCATGCGGCACTGCCGATCACCGTGCTGAACTCGCTGGACGATGCGATGTTGCCGCGTCCGGTGGTGGTGTCCACCGCGCCGAGCGAACCGGCCCGCACCGAGACCGAAAGGGCGCTGGCCGCCATGCTGGTCGACCTGCTGTCGGTGCAGGAATTCGGGCGCCACGACGACTTCTTCACCCTTGGCGGCGACAGCATCCTGGCCGTGCAGTTGGCCGCCCGGGCGCGCGATGCCGGTGTCCCGCTGACCGCCCGGATGGTGTTCGAGCACCCCGAACTCGCCGAACTCGCCGCGGCGATCGACGCCAAGGCCGGGCAGGCGCAGGTGGCCGACACCCGGCACGAGCCGATGGCGGCGTCGGGGCTGTCCGACGACGAACTGGCCGCCCTGACCGCGGGGTGGGGCACCGACCGAACATGA